The following are from one region of the Yoonia sp. R2331 genome:
- a CDS encoding S41 family peptidase translates to MNTIAEALGHVFKGSPSGVPNVPLTSIPPCSMDRRSFIGALCATGLAMTSGPGAASPNDYRRSVTIVADIFERNFFDPAWVTSRQAQALFAELMEIAEAIQGPEDLCRDFARIFSRIGLSHVALSVQRRKAAEMGRHFDAMQVGPEAVALAWDHGIACLSVRTFMGQDTGPRITAAFEDIVAADARGLIIDLRDNPGGAFAMRHLVGHCIADGVDAGVLLGRGWPREGTLMPERPEIDALEPWHGTTVVGLWNHLASHAVTRVHFLPMRPMYQGPIAFLINGQTQSASELVAEVLRTARGAALIGETSAGALLIQQPFDVGDHFTLSLPIADYVSHGSGRIEGAGLVPDLNATDQDAQSVALSFLSEMRKFEGKL, encoded by the coding sequence ATGAATACCATCGCTGAAGCACTGGGTCATGTGTTCAAAGGTTCGCCTTCGGGTGTTCCGAACGTGCCCCTCACGTCCATTCCGCCCTGTTCGATGGACCGCCGGTCATTTATTGGGGCGCTCTGCGCGACAGGCTTGGCCATGACCTCCGGCCCCGGTGCGGCAAGCCCGAACGATTACCGCCGATCCGTCACAATAGTTGCCGACATCTTCGAACGGAACTTCTTCGACCCCGCATGGGTGACATCGCGCCAAGCGCAGGCGTTGTTCGCTGAGCTGATGGAAATAGCCGAAGCCATACAAGGCCCCGAAGACCTTTGCCGCGATTTCGCACGCATATTCAGCCGCATTGGCCTGTCTCATGTCGCTTTGTCTGTCCAACGCCGCAAAGCAGCAGAGATGGGCCGACATTTCGATGCCATGCAAGTCGGTCCCGAGGCCGTAGCCTTGGCATGGGACCATGGGATTGCCTGCCTTTCTGTCCGAACCTTCATGGGCCAGGACACCGGCCCGCGCATCACCGCAGCGTTCGAGGACATTGTGGCAGCGGATGCGAGGGGCCTGATCATTGATCTGCGTGATAACCCCGGCGGGGCATTTGCAATGCGCCACCTCGTTGGCCACTGCATCGCAGATGGTGTCGATGCCGGTGTTCTATTGGGGCGGGGGTGGCCTCGGGAAGGTACCTTGATGCCAGAACGCCCAGAGATCGATGCGCTAGAGCCCTGGCACGGAACAACTGTCGTTGGTCTCTGGAACCACCTTGCGTCCCATGCCGTCACACGCGTCCATTTCTTGCCCATGCGGCCGATGTATCAGGGTCCAATCGCGTTCTTAATCAATGGTCAAACACAAAGCGCCTCTGAACTCGTCGCCGAGGTTCTGCGAACCGCGCGCGGTGCCGCGCTGATCGGTGAGACCAGTGCAGGCGCTCTGCTGATTCAACAACCCTTCGATGTCGGAGATCATTTTACCCTGTCCTTGCCCATAGCCGACTATGTAAGCCATGGCAGCGGTCGGATTGAAGGCGCGGGTTTAGTGCCGGACCTAAACGCGACTGACCAAGACGCCCAATCCGTAGCCTTGTCCTTCCTTTCCGAGATGCGGAAATTTGAGGGGAAGTTATGA
- a CDS encoding DUF4260 domain-containing protein: protein MDSETTNPKRPTTYQLIPLLRSEGLAIGLASIVAYASLGQSWTLFAIFFLAPDLAMVGYAFGNRVGAITYNAMHSYIGPAAVGTISGLVGWSEVIALVTIWIAHIGLDRAFGYGLKHRSGFRTTHLALPVLQ, encoded by the coding sequence ATGGATTCCGAAACGACTAACCCGAAACGACCCACGACTTATCAATTGATTCCCCTGCTGCGATCGGAGGGCCTCGCGATTGGGCTTGCTTCCATCGTTGCCTATGCCAGTTTGGGACAAAGCTGGACGCTATTCGCGATCTTTTTCCTTGCGCCTGACCTGGCGATGGTCGGTTACGCTTTCGGCAATCGCGTCGGCGCGATTACCTATAATGCGATGCACAGTTACATCGGCCCCGCCGCGGTCGGGACGATCAGCGGGCTCGTTGGCTGGTCAGAGGTGATCGCGCTGGTAACGATCTGGATCGCCCATATCGGCCTTGACCGTGCGTTCGGATATGGCCTCAAACACAGATCGGGCTTCAGGACAACGCACCTCGCGTTGCCGGTGCTGCAATGA
- a CDS encoding helix-turn-helix domain-containing protein, with translation MSTVPTSWLISILAVFIAAAVVSRPRLPVAARLLFGLALSLVAVVTVFVGLRSVYGIEALSPIQPHIAILIAPTLWLGFQSLASTTGSPTGQNLVITAFGLIAGQLALLLQTAWSADLVVIGTNAICAILLARMLFQSPEVFVQVAPNKYRMTRVALLFALLFIALIVAADLIFVAVLSAGNTGIIQLLTGVSGVVVTVILLSALIGVPLVLGGQTRQASCDPAADTPLEEDQDLLRKLDQLMAEQQMFTDPDLTLARLGRRIHCPARSVSKAVNRIHGENISRYINGFRVRHAAMLLTTTDLPVTDIMLEAGFQSKSSFNTEFRRLTGQTPSDYKRQESGNYHVRNRDFKRSET, from the coding sequence GTGAGCACGGTTCCCACGTCTTGGCTCATTTCAATTCTTGCGGTCTTCATCGCAGCAGCGGTTGTGAGCCGACCGCGACTACCCGTTGCAGCGCGCCTTCTGTTTGGCCTAGCACTTAGCCTCGTTGCAGTGGTCACCGTCTTTGTGGGTTTACGATCCGTATATGGGATCGAAGCGCTGAGCCCAATACAGCCTCATATTGCGATACTGATCGCCCCAACGCTATGGCTTGGCTTTCAATCACTTGCATCTACAACCGGGTCTCCGACTGGACAGAACCTTGTGATAACAGCCTTTGGTCTGATCGCAGGGCAGCTTGCGCTCTTGTTACAAACGGCATGGTCCGCTGATTTGGTCGTGATCGGCACCAACGCCATCTGTGCCATTTTGCTGGCAAGGATGCTGTTCCAATCGCCGGAAGTGTTTGTTCAGGTTGCACCAAACAAATATCGCATGACCAGAGTTGCGCTGCTCTTTGCGCTCCTCTTCATCGCCCTGATCGTTGCGGCCGATTTGATCTTTGTTGCGGTGCTTTCTGCAGGCAATACAGGGATTATCCAGCTCCTGACGGGCGTATCTGGCGTCGTTGTTACGGTCATCCTGCTAAGCGCCCTTATTGGTGTGCCACTGGTCCTCGGGGGCCAGACACGGCAGGCTTCATGCGATCCTGCGGCCGACACACCTCTGGAAGAGGATCAGGACCTGTTGCGCAAGCTTGATCAACTGATGGCAGAACAGCAAATGTTTACGGACCCTGACCTGACGCTCGCGCGGCTGGGGCGGCGGATTCACTGCCCAGCCCGGAGCGTTTCAAAAGCGGTTAATCGCATTCACGGAGAGAATATATCGCGTTATATCAATGGCTTTCGCGTGCGCCATGCCGCGATGCTGTTAACAACCACTGATCTGCCTGTGACCGACATTATGTTAGAAGCCGGCTTCCAGAGCAAATCCAGTTTCAACACAGAGTTTCGACGCCTGACCGGCCAAACTCCGTCTGACTATAAACGCCAGGAAAGTGGCAACTACCACGTTCGCAATCGCGATTTCAAACGTTCGGAAACGTAA
- a CDS encoding DUF2065 family protein yields MVYVLTGLGLVLLIEGLVYALAPSLVEDLLAALRSLTLEQRRVFGLLSMALGSCVLTAAYLLGG; encoded by the coding sequence ATGGTCTACGTCCTGACAGGCCTTGGCCTTGTCCTGTTGATCGAGGGGCTGGTGTACGCACTGGCCCCTTCGCTTGTCGAAGACCTTCTTGCCGCCCTGCGCAGCCTGACGCTGGAACAACGCAGGGTGTTTGGCCTGCTGTCCATGGCCCTTGGTAGCTGTGTGCTGACGGCTGCTTACCTGTTGGGCGGTTAG
- the hflC gene encoding protease modulator HflC, with product MRKSVFLLPALVVIAVLAISSVFIVDERRKALVLQFGQIVKVQEEPGLGFKIPLVQNVVFYDDRILSRDLEPLEVTPSDDRRLVVDAFARYRISDVERFRQAVGDGGEERAASRLDGILRDTTRNVLGTVSSNDILSTDRAALMLRIRNDAIFEARSLGLEVIDVRLKRTDLPPENLNATYERMQAERTREAEDERARGREAAQRIEAQAERTAVELTSDALRQAEITRGEADAERNAIFAEAFGADPEFFEFYRSMTAYQRSLTPGNSSMVLSPDSEFFNYLKSDQGARSAEGE from the coding sequence ATGCGGAAATCAGTTTTCCTTCTGCCCGCCCTTGTTGTGATCGCCGTTCTGGCCATTTCGTCTGTGTTCATCGTGGACGAACGCCGCAAGGCGCTGGTGTTGCAGTTTGGTCAAATCGTCAAAGTGCAGGAAGAACCTGGCCTGGGTTTCAAAATCCCGCTGGTGCAGAATGTCGTTTTTTATGACGACCGCATCCTCAGCCGTGACCTTGAACCGCTCGAGGTGACACCCTCGGATGATCGCCGCCTCGTGGTCGACGCCTTTGCGCGCTACCGGATCTCGGATGTGGAACGGTTCCGTCAGGCCGTTGGTGACGGCGGCGAAGAACGCGCCGCATCGCGTCTCGACGGTATTCTGCGCGACACCACGCGGAACGTGCTGGGTACGGTCTCGTCCAACGACATCTTGTCAACGGACCGGGCCGCGCTGATGCTGCGCATCCGCAATGACGCGATCTTCGAAGCCCGGTCTCTGGGGCTTGAGGTGATCGACGTTCGGTTGAAGCGGACAGACCTGCCGCCGGAAAACCTCAACGCCACTTACGAGCGGATGCAAGCCGAACGGACACGCGAAGCCGAAGACGAACGCGCACGGGGCCGCGAGGCCGCGCAGCGGATCGAGGCGCAGGCAGAAAGGACCGCTGTCGAACTGACCTCCGATGCGCTTCGTCAGGCCGAAATCACCCGTGGTGAAGCCGACGCCGAACGCAACGCGATCTTTGCCGAAGCCTTTGGCGCGGACCCGGAATTCTTTGAATTCTATCGCTCCATGACGGCCTATCAACGGTCGCTGACACCGGGCAATTCCTCGATGGTGCTGTCACCTGATTCAGAATTCTTCAACTATCTGAAATCTGACCAAGGTGCGCGGAGCGCCGAGGGCGAGTAA
- the hflK gene encoding FtsH protease activity modulator HflK: protein MAGNNGGPWGGGGNNNGGNGGEPPRPPRPPRNDGPNIPEIDDLVNKGREQLRVLMGGGGQGGGSNGTGGGSAGPGLTRGTVGLGLLAAAALWAFQSFYTVKPEEQSVELLFGSYMSTNGPGLNFAPWPVVTREVQAVTTERSIDIGTSRSGLDAGLMLTGDENIVDIDFQVVWNIVDLQQYLFNLADPPQTIEAVAESVMREIIAQSNLAPILNRDRGAIADRLRDEIQTTLDSYDSGVNIVRVNFNKADPPEPVIAAFRDVQDAEQERDRATNLADATANRVVAEARGQAAQTLEQAEAYRAQVVNEAAGEASRFTAVLDEYTKAPEVTRKRIYLETMEQVLGGVDIILLDENSGGGGGQGVVPYLPLNELRSNRTTNTGGSN from the coding sequence ATGGCAGGCAACAACGGTGGCCCATGGGGCGGCGGTGGCAACAACAACGGCGGAAACGGTGGCGAGCCACCACGCCCGCCACGCCCCCCACGAAACGACGGACCCAACATCCCAGAGATTGATGATCTGGTGAACAAGGGTCGCGAACAGCTGCGCGTCTTGATGGGCGGCGGCGGTCAGGGTGGCGGCTCTAACGGCACAGGCGGCGGTTCTGCTGGTCCGGGCCTGACGCGCGGCACCGTTGGCCTCGGCCTTTTGGCGGCAGCGGCCCTTTGGGCGTTCCAGTCGTTCTATACCGTGAAACCCGAAGAACAATCCGTTGAACTGCTCTTTGGCTCTTACATGTCGACCAATGGTCCGGGCCTGAATTTTGCCCCCTGGCCGGTTGTCACGCGCGAGGTTCAGGCCGTCACAACCGAACGCAGCATCGACATCGGCACCAGCCGGTCCGGCCTTGACGCTGGTCTGATGCTGACGGGCGACGAAAACATCGTCGACATCGACTTTCAGGTGGTCTGGAACATCGTTGACCTGCAGCAATACTTGTTCAATCTCGCTGACCCGCCGCAAACCATCGAAGCGGTCGCTGAATCGGTGATGCGCGAAATCATCGCCCAGTCAAATCTGGCCCCGATCCTCAACAGGGACCGTGGTGCGATTGCTGACCGTCTGCGCGACGAAATCCAGACAACGCTGGATAGCTACGACAGCGGCGTGAACATCGTCCGTGTGAACTTCAACAAGGCCGACCCGCCAGAGCCGGTGATCGCTGCCTTCCGCGACGTGCAGGATGCGGAACAGGAACGTGACCGGGCCACAAACCTGGCCGACGCGACTGCCAACCGTGTGGTGGCCGAGGCCCGTGGTCAGGCCGCGCAAACGCTGGAACAGGCCGAAGCCTACCGCGCACAGGTCGTCAACGAAGCCGCTGGTGAGGCGTCACGCTTTACCGCTGTTCTGGACGAATACACCAAAGCACCCGAAGTCACGCGCAAGCGGATCTACCTCGAAACGATGGAACAGGTCCTTGGCGGCGTCGACATCATCTTGCTGGATGAAAACAGCGGCGGTGGCGGCGGGCAGGGCGTTGTTCCCTATCTGCCCCTGAATGAGCTGCGTTCGAACCGAACCACCAACACCGGAGGGTCAAACTAA